In Chondrinema litorale, the DNA window CTTCAGATTATGGTAGAATAACCAAAGGTGCAGCATTGCATCAGTTAGCTAGAATTCTTTTATTAACTCAAGATTATGCAGGTGCTGAAGCTGCTGCTGCTAAAGTAATTAATGAAGGCCCGTATCAATTGCTTTCTATCTATGCAGATGTTTTTGAGTACGATAATCAAGAAAACGATGAGATAATCTTCTCCACGCAATACACGACTGATGCGCTAAACAATGGTTCTGGAAATACTGGTCACTTATATTTTACGCCAGCCTACGATAAGTTCGATGGATTAGTGAGAGATTTAACTCAAGGTGGTAGACCATATACCAGATTTAGACCTACAGAGTTTTATCGCAATTTGTTTGATGCCAACGATTCAAGGTTTGATGTTACTTTCCGTTCGGTTTGGTTTTACAACGATGAGTCTTCTTTGCCTGCAGGTGCAACAGTTGGCGATACTGTAATTTGGGAAATTGAGGATGGCGTATTTTCTAAAGTAGCACCAAATAACAACACCATGCACTGGGGGTTAAAGAAGCACGACGATCCAACAAGAGCAAGTTATCAAGACACCAGAGGTTTTAGAGATTTCTTTGTTTTTAGATTGTCTGAAACTTATTTGTTGGCTGCTGAAGCGGCTGTAATGCAAGGCAATGCACAAGAAGCAGCGGATTATTTAAATGTGGTTAGGAGCAGAGCGGCTAAAGAGAATACAACCATTACTTTAGCTACTGCTAGCGATATGGATATGGATGCCATTTTGGATGAAAGAGCAAGAGAGTTAGGCGGCGAATGTATGCGTTGGATGGATTTAGCAAGAACAGGAAAACTAGTTGAAAGAGTGAAAGCTTATAATGAAAATGGTTCTGCAAGTATTGAAAGTTACCATACACTGAGACCAATTCCGCAAGCGCAAATAGATTTAACTACAATAGACTTCCCTCAAAATGACGGATATTAAAAAGCTTTTTATAATCATTATCAGTATAGTTGGTGCCTGTCAGCAGGTGCCAACTACTGATAAAATAGTGGATGATTTTAATGCGCATCCAGAACATGTTTTAGTAGCAGCCCATCGCTCGGCTCATCAAAACTATCCAGAA includes these proteins:
- a CDS encoding RagB/SusD family nutrient uptake outer membrane protein produces the protein MNKIFVILGLGFITLLSACSLEEEPISEATPDTIYSSASGIEDGVNGVYSVLRELYGTQQGFTLNTFGTDIFQHGKDGGYKAMDYYSVDLNSSLGYIEDIWTDCYMGINAANTVLDRIESVESISESEKETFKAEVRFLRAHYYYWLTLQFGDVVLRETETQGVNTEDGRTDKEVIWQLMKEDTEFAVETLDWSSSDYGRITKGAALHQLARILLLTQDYAGAEAAAAKVINEGPYQLLSIYADVFEYDNQENDEIIFSTQYTTDALNNGSGNTGHLYFTPAYDKFDGLVRDLTQGGRPYTRFRPTEFYRNLFDANDSRFDVTFRSVWFYNDESSLPAGATVGDTVIWEIEDGVFSKVAPNNNTMHWGLKKHDDPTRASYQDTRGFRDFFVFRLSETYLLAAEAAVMQGNAQEAADYLNVVRSRAAKENTTITLATASDMDMDAILDERARELGGECMRWMDLARTGKLVERVKAYNENGSASIESYHTLRPIPQAQIDLTTIDFPQNDGY